A region of Granulicella aggregans DNA encodes the following proteins:
- a CDS encoding tyrosine-type recombinase/integrase translates to MSLFKYKGSKVWTMDFVFHAQRIRESTGTTSKTLAQKIEAKRRRDLEEGTAGIRKHQQPRLFSVASEAWLDLKKATLAPRSVMIEKANLAHLLPEFGRKLVCDIEPRDVAKYQRKRVDAGASPKTVNLEIGTLRAILKRSGQWARLQPDVKMLPTREDVGRAITPEEEAALLQACGKSRSRSLVPFVTVAIETGARFGVIRTLQWGSVDFENRCLRWGKDKTPSGTGRIIPLNQRAMAALSFWATHFPTREPEHYVFPTERYGAAGDVFSAKAYDCDPTKPIGSIKEAWEAAKLRAARILKGEPDSAAKIAPLPCRFHDLRHTAVSRMLNAGVPIAKVAKIAGWSTATMVRMAARYGHFTLNELRGAVESISSAPFETEPPVFSPVSDNTSESVRPN, encoded by the coding sequence ATGTCGTTATTCAAGTACAAGGGCAGCAAGGTCTGGACGATGGATTTCGTGTTCCATGCACAGCGCATCCGGGAGAGCACAGGCACGACCTCGAAGACGCTCGCACAGAAGATCGAAGCCAAGCGACGACGGGACCTGGAAGAGGGCACAGCGGGAATCAGGAAGCATCAGCAGCCCCGTTTGTTCTCCGTCGCGTCCGAAGCATGGTTGGACTTGAAGAAAGCCACGCTAGCGCCGAGATCCGTCATGATCGAGAAAGCGAACCTCGCACACCTCCTCCCGGAGTTTGGCCGGAAGCTGGTATGCGACATAGAGCCGCGTGACGTGGCGAAGTATCAGCGGAAGCGGGTAGATGCCGGAGCATCACCGAAGACGGTCAATCTGGAGATAGGCACGCTCCGAGCGATCCTGAAGCGCTCTGGCCAATGGGCGCGGCTGCAACCGGATGTGAAGATGCTCCCAACGCGGGAAGACGTAGGACGGGCGATTACCCCAGAAGAGGAAGCGGCCCTGCTACAGGCTTGCGGGAAGTCCCGCTCGCGCTCCCTCGTGCCGTTTGTGACGGTAGCAATCGAAACGGGCGCAAGGTTCGGCGTGATTCGGACGCTGCAATGGGGAAGCGTCGATTTCGAGAACCGCTGCCTGCGCTGGGGCAAAGACAAGACGCCATCCGGCACGGGCCGGATCATTCCGCTAAACCAACGCGCAATGGCCGCCTTGAGCTTCTGGGCGACGCACTTCCCAACGAGGGAGCCTGAGCACTACGTCTTCCCCACGGAGCGCTACGGGGCCGCTGGTGACGTATTCTCCGCTAAGGCATACGACTGTGACCCTACCAAGCCCATCGGGAGCATTAAGGAAGCATGGGAAGCGGCGAAGCTGAGGGCCGCGCGGATACTGAAAGGGGAGCCCGACTCCGCCGCGAAGATTGCGCCTCTGCCCTGCCGGTTCCATGACCTGCGGCACACGGCTGTATCGCGGATGCTGAATGCGGGAGTCCCTATCGCCAAGGTTGCGAAGATCGCCGGGTGGAGCACTGCGACGATGGTCCGCATGGCAGCGCGTTATGGACACTTCACATTGAATGAACTGAGGGGAGCAGTGGAAAGCATCAGCAGCGCCCCGTTTGAAACGGAGCCCCCGGTATTTTCCCCGGTATCCGACAATACTTCAGAGAGCGTTCGCCCTAACTGA